From the Salinimicrobium tongyeongense genome, one window contains:
- a CDS encoding DUF6952 family protein, with translation MKLPVIRHLQKNNEKEKLENTLEVLESFCDHRSVSEAEMDVVGELISNICGALEVQNMIDEGMPERDAANNFMQKVLSSIDK, from the coding sequence ATGAAGTTACCAGTAATTAGACACCTGCAAAAGAACAACGAAAAAGAAAAACTTGAAAACACACTTGAAGTTTTGGAATCATTCTGCGACCACAGGTCGGTAAGTGAAGCCGAAATGGACGTGGTGGGCGAGTTGATCAGCAACATTTGCGGTGCTCTTGAAGTTCAAAACATGATCGATGAAGGTATGCCCGAAAGAGATGCGGCAAACAACTTCATGCAAAAAGTGTTGAGTTCTATAGATAAATAG
- a CDS encoding helix-turn-helix domain-containing protein, producing MEIFVKALPVEEIIESLSKQFKTPVKKDAGELTIDLPEKLGQGFIRGTSFDSGLGIIEYNVTFFKDMEIHFTINQTHPLKFIFCSEGRVNHAFEENEDVHTINTYQNVIVSSSGYNGHVLYFKANETSHVFSLEIIRAEFNKRKNFGYKDIDPRLEQLFKDDVARELFYYQGNYSIQAADIVEAIAKKEHTGFLRFIFLEGKAYEMLTKQISQYIDDQQNGSKSTLLRRSDVEKVKRAIDIINQDLNKNYSVDELAKEVGTNVNKLQEGFKYMFNLTVNKYVQQVKLEAAKEMLSESDHNISQIVGQIGLNNRSYFSKIFKEKYGVSPKYFLNNKFNESEDSDENEEEYENMGKN from the coding sequence ATGGAAATTTTTGTAAAAGCTCTTCCTGTTGAAGAGATCATTGAAAGCTTATCAAAACAATTCAAGACCCCGGTAAAAAAGGATGCCGGAGAACTAACCATAGATCTGCCCGAAAAACTAGGGCAGGGATTCATTCGAGGCACCAGCTTTGATTCGGGTCTGGGGATCATAGAGTACAATGTCACCTTTTTTAAGGATATGGAGATCCACTTTACCATTAATCAAACTCATCCCTTAAAGTTTATTTTCTGTTCTGAAGGCCGTGTAAATCACGCTTTTGAAGAAAATGAAGATGTTCATACCATCAACACCTATCAAAACGTGATTGTTTCCAGCAGCGGGTACAACGGCCATGTGCTCTATTTTAAAGCAAATGAGACCTCGCACGTTTTTAGCCTGGAGATCATAAGGGCAGAATTCAACAAAAGAAAGAATTTTGGATATAAGGATATTGATCCAAGACTGGAGCAGTTGTTCAAAGACGACGTGGCCCGTGAACTGTTCTATTACCAGGGAAATTACAGCATACAAGCCGCCGATATCGTTGAAGCCATTGCAAAAAAAGAACACACTGGCTTTTTGCGATTCATCTTTCTTGAAGGTAAAGCTTATGAAATGCTCACCAAACAAATAAGCCAGTACATAGACGATCAACAGAACGGCAGCAAATCTACGCTGCTGCGAAGAAGTGATGTAGAAAAGGTAAAAAGGGCCATAGATATCATAAACCAGGATCTCAACAAGAACTACTCTGTAGATGAACTGGCCAAGGAAGTTGGCACCAATGTCAACAAACTTCAGGAAGGCTTTAAATACATGTTCAACCTTACGGTGAACAAGTATGTACAGCAGGTAAAACTTGAAGCTGCCAAAGAAATGCTTAGCGAATCAGATCATAATATTTCACAGATCGTGGGCCAGATTGGCCTTAACAACCGTAGCTACTTTTCCAAGATCTTTAAAGAAAAGTACGGGGTAAGCCCCAAATATTTCCTGAACAACAAGTTCAACGAAAGTGAAGACAGTGATGAAAACGAGGAGGAATATGAAAATATGGGGAAGAACTAA
- a CDS encoding diacylglycerol kinase, with translation MYNFITGRIKGGGYAMKGAWLLLRHEPSIQVQFVIAVIMTIAGFFFEITSTEWIMQIFAIGLVMATEGVNTAIENIADFVHADYHVKIGRIKDVAAGAVFFAAVAAVIIGLIIYIPYIFYTV, from the coding sequence ATGTATAATTTCATCACCGGCCGAATTAAGGGAGGTGGTTATGCAATGAAGGGTGCGTGGCTGCTACTTCGCCATGAACCCAGCATCCAGGTGCAGTTTGTTATCGCCGTGATCATGACCATTGCCGGTTTTTTCTTTGAAATTACCTCTACCGAATGGATCATGCAGATCTTTGCCATTGGGCTGGTAATGGCTACCGAAGGTGTAAACACCGCCATCGAAAATATAGCCGACTTTGTGCATGCAGATTATCATGTGAAAATTGGGCGCATTAAAGATGTTGCCGCAGGCGCAGTCTTCTTTGCAGCCGTAGCAGCCGTGATTATTGGGCTCATTATTTATATTCCCTATATCTTCTATACCGTTTGA
- the tpx gene encoding thiol peroxidase gives MSQITHKGKPITTYGHLPEKGERAPHFELLKSDLSVATLQDFKGKRVIMNIFPSIDTNVCATSVNNFSQRAADLNNVVVLNISRDLPFAQERFSSANDISNGINLSDFRERNFGKDYGLEIIDGPMEGLLSRVVIVLDENGKILHTEQVDKIEDEPNYLEALKPLL, from the coding sequence ATGTCACAAATAACGCACAAAGGAAAACCTATTACTACCTATGGCCACCTTCCCGAAAAGGGGGAAAGAGCTCCACATTTTGAACTTTTAAAATCTGATTTGAGCGTGGCTACCCTTCAGGATTTTAAAGGAAAACGCGTGATCATGAACATATTTCCCAGCATAGACACCAATGTTTGCGCTACTTCGGTAAATAATTTTAGTCAACGCGCTGCCGATCTTAACAATGTGGTGGTTTTGAATATTTCTCGCGACCTGCCTTTTGCCCAGGAAAGATTTAGTTCGGCTAATGACATTTCTAACGGAATAAACCTTTCAGACTTCAGGGAACGCAACTTCGGAAAAGATTACGGCCTCGAGATCATAGACGGCCCTATGGAAGGATTGTTGTCCCGCGTGGTTATTGTGCTCGATGAGAACGGAAAGATCCTGCATACCGAACAGGTAGATAAAATTGAAGATGAGCCTAACTATCTTGAAGCTCTTAAACCTTTATTGTAA
- a CDS encoding FtsK/SpoIIIE family DNA translocase, translated as MAKRKAVKKSSSKSSFSKSSLRLSPKGKVLLGSFLIFFGLALLIAFTSFLFNWQVDQSTLSQLDNRELETKNLLSKFGAAISNFFIYEGFGIAAFAFAFLTITTGIYYFMSLNKKALFRFWFWGLLVMIWVSVFLGFFAESNALLGGTVGYEMNDYLQDYLGFTGTVLLLSFLFVVYLVIRLKVTPEKLISAFRRTKKNISEDFQASSSVSEEFGSKATSEEIKPAPQPKQEAEPKPVAPEVEKPTPPAPTPEKVVIRSEENPDDVAMEVETAHEEEELDDNLSRKLVEDYGEFDPTLELKNYQFPTIELLKDHNANGGGITINQEELEENKNRIVDTLKNYKIDIAQIKATVGPTVTLYEIIPEAGIRISKIKSLEDDIALSLSALGIRIIAPIPGKGTIGIEVPNKNSTMVSMRSVIASPRFQNAEMELPMALGKTISNETFVVDLAKMPHLLMAGATGQGKSVGLNAILTSLLYSKHPAEVKFILVDPKKVELTLFNKIERHYLAKLPDTDEAIITDNTKVINTLNSLCIEMDNRYELLKDAMVRNIKEYNAKFKARKLNPENGHKFLPYIVLVVDEFADLIMTAGKEVEAPIARLAQLARAIGIHLIIATQRPSVNVITGIIKANFPARIAFRVTSKIDSRTILDSQGADQLIGKGDMLFTQGNTLLRLQCAFVDTPEVDKITEFIGSQKAYADAYHLPEYSGEESGTSLDIDVGDRDNLFREAAEVIVIAQQGSASLLQRKLKLGYNRAGRIIDQLEAAGVVGPFEGSKARQVLVQDIEGLNQLLNGE; from the coding sequence ATGGCTAAAAGAAAAGCTGTCAAAAAATCTTCTTCAAAATCCTCTTTTTCGAAGTCCTCGTTAAGGCTTTCCCCTAAGGGAAAGGTGCTGTTGGGAAGCTTTTTGATTTTTTTCGGGCTGGCGCTGTTAATCGCCTTTACCTCCTTTCTTTTTAACTGGCAGGTAGATCAAAGTACGCTCTCCCAGCTTGACAACCGCGAGTTGGAAACAAAAAACCTCCTCAGCAAGTTTGGAGCCGCCATAAGCAACTTCTTTATCTATGAAGGCTTTGGGATTGCAGCCTTTGCCTTTGCTTTTCTCACCATTACCACCGGGATCTACTATTTTATGAGCCTTAACAAAAAAGCTTTGTTCCGGTTCTGGTTCTGGGGGCTTCTGGTGATGATCTGGGTTTCGGTTTTCCTCGGTTTTTTTGCTGAATCGAACGCCCTGCTTGGCGGTACCGTGGGTTATGAAATGAACGATTACCTTCAGGATTACCTCGGCTTTACAGGTACAGTGCTGCTCCTGTCATTTTTGTTTGTGGTATACCTGGTCATCAGGCTGAAAGTAACTCCCGAGAAATTAATTTCAGCTTTCCGAAGAACAAAAAAGAATATTTCTGAAGATTTCCAGGCCTCTTCTTCTGTTTCTGAAGAATTTGGTTCAAAAGCAACTTCAGAAGAAATTAAACCGGCACCCCAACCTAAACAGGAGGCAGAGCCAAAGCCCGTTGCACCTGAAGTTGAAAAACCAACACCTCCAGCCCCCACTCCCGAAAAGGTCGTGATACGTTCAGAAGAAAACCCCGATGATGTGGCGATGGAAGTGGAAACAGCGCATGAAGAAGAAGAGCTTGACGATAATTTGAGCCGCAAACTTGTAGAAGATTACGGCGAATTCGACCCAACCCTTGAACTAAAGAATTACCAGTTCCCCACCATTGAACTTCTTAAAGACCACAATGCCAATGGCGGCGGAATCACCATTAACCAGGAAGAACTCGAGGAAAACAAGAACCGGATTGTAGATACCCTCAAAAATTACAAAATAGACATTGCCCAAATAAAGGCAACAGTAGGCCCAACAGTTACTTTGTACGAGATCATTCCCGAAGCAGGAATCAGGATTTCGAAGATCAAGAGCCTTGAAGATGATATTGCGCTTTCGCTTTCGGCCCTGGGGATAAGGATCATTGCTCCTATTCCTGGCAAGGGGACTATTGGTATCGAGGTGCCAAACAAGAATTCTACCATGGTATCCATGAGAAGTGTAATAGCCTCTCCCCGCTTTCAGAATGCCGAAATGGAACTACCCATGGCTTTGGGAAAGACCATCTCCAATGAGACCTTTGTGGTTGACCTGGCAAAAATGCCTCACCTGCTTATGGCAGGAGCTACAGGCCAGGGAAAGTCGGTTGGCCTTAATGCGATTCTTACTTCGCTGCTTTACAGCAAGCATCCTGCAGAGGTGAAATTTATTCTGGTAGATCCAAAAAAGGTAGAATTAACGCTCTTTAACAAAATAGAGAGGCACTACCTTGCCAAGCTCCCCGACACCGATGAAGCGATCATTACCGACAACACCAAGGTGATCAACACCCTAAACTCGCTTTGTATTGAAATGGACAACCGCTATGAGCTGCTAAAGGATGCCATGGTAAGGAACATCAAGGAATACAACGCCAAGTTCAAAGCCCGGAAGCTCAACCCCGAGAACGGGCACAAGTTTTTACCCTACATTGTACTGGTGGTAGATGAATTTGCCGACCTCATCATGACCGCCGGGAAGGAAGTTGAAGCTCCCATAGCCAGGCTGGCCCAGCTGGCACGGGCAATTGGCATTCATTTGATCATTGCCACCCAGCGGCCTTCGGTAAACGTAATAACCGGGATCATCAAGGCGAACTTCCCGGCGCGTATTGCCTTCAGGGTAACTTCAAAGATAGATTCGCGTACTATTCTCGACAGCCAGGGTGCCGACCAGCTTATTGGAAAAGGGGACATGCTGTTCACCCAGGGCAACACCCTGCTCAGGCTACAATGCGCCTTTGTAGATACTCCCGAAGTAGATAAAATAACCGAATTCATTGGTTCCCAAAAAGCCTATGCCGATGCTTACCACCTACCCGAATACAGCGGAGAGGAAAGTGGCACATCTCTTGATATTGATGTTGGCGACCGGGACAACCTCTTCCGCGAAGCTGCCGAAGTCATTGTAATTGCACAACAGGGATCGGCATCTTTACTCCAGAGAAAACTTAAACTGGGGTACAACCGCGCAGGTAGGATCATTGATCAACTGGAGGCAGCCGGAGTCGTGGGACCCTTTGAGGGCAGCAAGGCACGACAAGTACTGGTGCAGGATATTGAAGGCCTGAACCAACTGTTGAATGGAGAATAG
- a CDS encoding LptF/LptG family permease, whose product MKILDRYILTSYLKTFFSVFVILMFIFVLQTIWLYIGELAGKDLDAEIIFKFLLYFSPKLVPLVLPLTILLTSIMTFGSFAENYEFAAMKSAGISLQRAMRPLTFFILLVSVTAFFFSNNVIPAAEYKSINLRRNIAQLKPAMAISEGVFNDLGQINIKVEEKTGERGQYLNDVIIHKKNERRPGNYTVIKATEGELVGSTGSNVLSLILKDGNYYDEIIPDSPRDRTKKPFAKSYFEEYVINMDLSGFNDIDLDEESYSNSHDMLKISELNRTIDSFSTSYNEELAAFSRNMYSRTGVENLKRETTATEDTVIAPETGILPLYETHEASQIVNLALGNVNGALVTVTGKRTELVQASKRLNKFEIALHEKYVLGIACIILFFVGAPLGAIIRKGGMGLPMVIAILLFLSYHFIGIFAKNSAEEGQISPFLGTWLSTLIMLPLGIFLTYRATTDQGLFSFSILFEPIKKLLKKAHIMGRSEKD is encoded by the coding sequence TTGAAAATACTAGACAGGTACATACTTACCAGTTACTTAAAAACTTTCTTTTCGGTTTTTGTAATACTCATGTTCATTTTTGTATTACAAACCATCTGGCTGTACATTGGGGAGCTGGCAGGGAAAGATCTCGATGCAGAGATCATCTTCAAATTCCTACTTTATTTTAGTCCCAAGCTTGTACCGCTGGTACTGCCGCTTACCATTTTGCTCACTTCCATCATGACCTTTGGGAGTTTTGCCGAAAATTATGAATTCGCCGCCATGAAGTCGGCAGGAATTTCGTTACAACGCGCCATGCGGCCGCTTACATTTTTCATCTTGCTGGTGAGTGTCACCGCATTTTTCTTTTCCAACAACGTTATTCCCGCAGCCGAGTACAAGTCGATTAACCTGAGAAGGAACATCGCACAGCTAAAACCCGCAATGGCTATTTCTGAAGGTGTTTTTAACGACCTGGGCCAGATCAATATCAAAGTGGAAGAAAAAACAGGGGAACGCGGGCAATACCTTAACGATGTAATTATTCATAAAAAGAACGAGCGACGCCCCGGAAACTACACCGTAATTAAAGCTACGGAAGGGGAACTGGTAGGAAGCACCGGCTCAAATGTTTTAAGTTTGATCCTGAAGGATGGGAACTATTACGATGAGATCATTCCCGATTCTCCCCGAGACCGTACCAAAAAACCTTTCGCAAAAAGCTATTTTGAAGAGTACGTGATCAACATGGATCTTTCAGGTTTTAACGACATAGATCTTGACGAGGAGAGCTACAGCAACTCCCACGATATGCTCAAGATATCAGAATTAAACCGCACCATAGATTCCTTTTCTACTTCTTACAATGAAGAGCTGGCGGCTTTTTCACGAAACATGTACAGCCGCACGGGAGTTGAGAACTTAAAAAGAGAGACCACTGCCACAGAAGATACGGTCATTGCACCCGAAACAGGTATTTTGCCGCTGTATGAAACCCATGAAGCTTCACAAATCGTGAATCTGGCGCTGGGCAACGTGAACGGTGCCCTGGTCACTGTTACCGGCAAGCGCACAGAACTTGTTCAGGCTTCAAAACGCCTCAATAAATTTGAGATTGCCCTGCATGAAAAATACGTACTTGGTATTGCCTGTATCATTCTTTTCTTTGTTGGTGCTCCCCTGGGGGCTATTATCAGAAAAGGAGGAATGGGTTTACCCATGGTTATAGCCATACTCCTGTTCCTCTCTTATCACTTTATTGGGATCTTTGCCAAGAACAGTGCCGAGGAAGGACAAATAAGCCCATTTTTGGGAACTTGGCTTTCTACCCTTATCATGCTCCCCCTAGGTATATTTCTCACCTATAGAGCAACTACAGATCAGGGATTATTCAGCTTTAGCATTCTCTTTGAGCCTATTAAGAAGCTGCTTAAAAAAGCGCACATCATGGGTCGTTCCGAAAAGGATTAA
- a CDS encoding thioredoxin family protein, with the protein MRELTEDNLAEVVAENDTVVVQYMAGWCGNCRVMKPKFKKLAAENENATFLLVDAEKNPESRKMAKVDNLPTFATFKNGAFVNQVQTNKFELLKDLVNEVTSN; encoded by the coding sequence ATGAGAGAATTGACTGAAGATAATTTGGCGGAAGTAGTTGCCGAAAATGACACTGTAGTTGTACAGTACATGGCCGGATGGTGCGGTAACTGCAGGGTGATGAAGCCCAAGTTCAAAAAACTTGCTGCCGAAAATGAAAACGCGACTTTTCTCCTGGTTGATGCCGAAAAAAATCCTGAATCCAGGAAAATGGCCAAAGTAGACAATCTGCCCACTTTTGCCACTTTTAAAAACGGGGCATTTGTAAACCAGGTGCAAACCAACAAATTTGAACTTTTAAAAGACCTAGTTAATGAAGTTACCAGTAATTAG
- the ribB gene encoding 3,4-dihydroxy-2-butanone-4-phosphate synthase produces MTKENSFQLHSIKEAIDDIRAGKVIIVVDDEDRENEGDFLAAASRVTPQMINFMATHGRGLICAPITEKRCKELQLEMMVGNSTDPMETAFTISVDLKGKGVTTGISASDRAETIKALIDPETRPFDLSRPGHIFPLKAKEGGVLRRTGHTEAAIDFARLAGFPPAGVIVEIMNEDGSMARLPQLLEVAKKFDLKVVSIEDLVAYRMQHDSLIIKKEDFDINTRFGIFRLRAYQQTTNKQVHIALTKGAWKSSDPVLVRMNSTLVNNDILGTLTNNADKKLDYMFKAINEEGKGAIVFINQESQSLNLLKRLGELKDLQKKEEMKAPPLVMDSKDFGIGAQILHDLEIHKLRLLSNTRQTKRVGMIGYGLEIIEYVNY; encoded by the coding sequence ATGACCAAGGAAAACTCCTTCCAGTTACACAGTATAAAAGAAGCTATTGATGATATTAGAGCCGGTAAGGTGATCATTGTTGTTGATGATGAAGATCGGGAAAATGAAGGGGATTTTCTGGCTGCAGCTTCCAGAGTGACTCCCCAAATGATCAACTTCATGGCCACTCACGGCCGCGGTCTCATTTGCGCTCCCATTACCGAAAAACGCTGTAAAGAGCTACAGCTTGAAATGATGGTTGGCAACAGTACAGACCCTATGGAAACCGCTTTTACCATTTCTGTAGATCTTAAAGGAAAGGGAGTGACCACTGGCATATCAGCTTCAGACAGGGCAGAGACAATAAAAGCCCTTATTGACCCCGAGACCAGACCTTTTGACCTTAGCCGTCCCGGACATATTTTTCCGCTTAAAGCAAAAGAAGGAGGCGTGTTAAGGCGTACAGGCCACACCGAAGCCGCCATAGATTTTGCAAGGCTCGCAGGTTTTCCTCCCGCAGGGGTAATTGTGGAGATCATGAATGAAGACGGCTCTATGGCCCGCCTTCCGCAGCTCCTTGAAGTTGCCAAAAAATTTGATCTGAAGGTGGTTTCCATTGAAGATTTGGTGGCCTACAGAATGCAGCACGATTCCCTAATTATCAAAAAAGAGGATTTTGACATTAATACCCGCTTCGGAATTTTCAGGCTGAGAGCTTATCAGCAAACCACCAATAAGCAGGTTCACATCGCCCTTACCAAAGGGGCATGGAAATCATCAGATCCGGTACTGGTGCGCATGAATTCAACGCTGGTCAATAATGACATTTTAGGCACCCTAACCAACAACGCCGATAAAAAGCTTGACTACATGTTCAAGGCTATCAATGAAGAAGGTAAAGGCGCTATTGTGTTTATTAATCAAGAAAGCCAGTCCCTCAATTTGCTAAAAAGACTTGGGGAGTTAAAAGATCTTCAGAAAAAAGAGGAAATGAAAGCACCGCCACTGGTAATGGATTCAAAAGACTTTGGAATTGGAGCCCAGATCCTTCACGATCTGGAAATTCACAAACTCAGACTCTTATCAAATACACGACAAACCAAACGCGTGGGAATGATAGGTTACGGCCTCGAGATTATTGAATACGTGAACTACTAA
- a CDS encoding LolA family protein, which produces MKKLVLVVAAMMTFLAGNAQSSKEAKQLLNEVSSKVEAYDNIVIEFKYGLENTAENVKHETRGDVSLEGEKYLLNIMGTTRLFDGSKLYTIIPEDEEINISSHNPEDDQDISPSKMLTFYNDGYKTEMGPVQDLKGRKIQYVKLTPIDSNAEIREIHLGIDKQTKHIYNMIQTQDNGTKITITVNSFKTNQPLPQSLFQFKESRYKDYYINRLD; this is translated from the coding sequence ATGAAAAAATTAGTTTTAGTAGTAGCGGCAATGATGACTTTTTTGGCTGGTAATGCCCAGTCGTCTAAAGAAGCCAAACAATTGCTCAATGAGGTTTCCTCGAAAGTGGAAGCTTATGACAACATTGTTATCGAGTTCAAATATGGCCTTGAGAACACTGCCGAAAATGTAAAACACGAAACCCGCGGCGATGTTAGCCTTGAAGGTGAGAAATACCTGCTAAACATTATGGGTACCACCCGCCTCTTTGACGGTTCAAAACTGTACACCATAATCCCCGAAGATGAAGAGATCAACATTTCTTCTCATAATCCGGAAGACGATCAGGATATTAGTCCGTCTAAAATGCTGACTTTCTACAACGACGGCTATAAAACCGAAATGGGGCCGGTACAGGATCTTAAAGGGCGTAAAATTCAGTATGTAAAGCTTACCCCCATAGACTCCAACGCAGAGATCAGGGAAATTCACCTTGGAATTGACAAGCAGACAAAGCATATCTACAATATGATCCAAACCCAGGATAACGGTACAAAGATCACAATCACGGTGAACAGCTTTAAGACCAATCAACCCCTGCCCCAGTCACTGTTCCAGTTTAAGGAAAGCAGGTATAAAGATTACTATATTAACAGGTTAGACTAA
- a CDS encoding NAD(P)H-dependent oxidoreductase, which produces MESIDALKWRYAAKKFDPEKLLPSEKVEVLKRAFNLTATSYGLQPLKLMVVQNKEIQEKLMKASYHQKQVNTASHVLVICIERSVNKAFIENYFKTVQDIRETPDEILHPFKESLIGDFEQKPVDEVKIWATHQAYLVLGTLLTVCAAEKIDSCPMEGFQPNEYDRILELEKYGLEAVLVLPVGYRADDDFFASLKKVRRPLEETIIEL; this is translated from the coding sequence ATGGAAAGTATAGATGCGCTGAAATGGCGGTATGCAGCAAAAAAATTTGATCCTGAAAAATTACTTCCTTCAGAAAAGGTAGAGGTCTTAAAAAGGGCTTTTAACCTTACTGCTACTTCTTACGGTTTACAGCCCCTTAAATTAATGGTGGTTCAGAATAAGGAGATTCAGGAAAAGCTGATGAAAGCCTCTTATCATCAAAAGCAGGTGAACACAGCTTCTCATGTGCTGGTGATATGTATTGAGCGCAGCGTGAACAAGGCTTTTATAGAAAATTATTTTAAGACCGTACAAGATATTAGAGAAACGCCAGACGAAATCCTTCATCCCTTCAAAGAATCTCTGATAGGAGATTTTGAACAAAAACCTGTAGATGAAGTGAAGATATGGGCGACACACCAGGCATACCTTGTTCTTGGAACTCTGCTTACTGTTTGTGCAGCTGAAAAAATCGATTCCTGCCCCATGGAAGGATTCCAGCCAAATGAATACGACAGGATCCTGGAACTTGAAAAATATGGGCTTGAGGCTGTACTTGTACTGCCGGTAGGTTACCGGGCAGACGATGATTTTTTTGCTTCCCTGAAAAAGGTGAGAAGGCCGCTTGAAGAAACTATCATTGAGCTTTAG